The stretch of DNA GGCGACAAAGATAAGCTTACGGTTGCCATGTCATCGTTACAAAAAGACGAAAAAGCAAATGAAGTTTTACAGGAATTGGCCACTAAATTTTCTGGTAAAGAGCTTGTACAAAAACTTAATCAGCTATTGAATTCTTTGATTCAAGCGACCGGCGACGAAACTTCTCAACAATCAGCATCTGATCCGTTAGTTGGTAAAGACTCTGAGTTGTTTGATAAATTGTTAACTCAATCAAGTAATTCTGAGCTCGCAACCTTTGTTAATCAATTGCAAAAGTTACCTGATGTTGACCATTTGTCTAAAGAACTGCAAATGCAACTTAAACAGTTGCTGGCCCGTTTCTCTGACATTATGAATAGCGTCGATGCGTCAAGTCAATCCAATAAAACTGAAGCAGAGGCGACAGACGCTCTTTTTGATAGTGCTGAATTAACCGCGAGCCATAATGACGACACATCCAACGGTCATGAATTTAACGCAGCACAAGATCAGTTAGGAGACTTTTTAAAGAAGCTTATCTTAGGCAATGAAGCTCTATCAAAATTGACTGTTCAAGACATATCGACGGACGCTGAAGTTGCGACTGAAAATAAGCAACCATTGAGTTGGTTAAACAACCTAATGTCGCAAGTTAAATCGGATAGCCCAAACAATACAGAGGCAACTGAACTTCAAAATAGCGCAGCTATTGATGCTTCATCAAAAGGCCAAAAGGCGCAAGTATTATTAGATGCCGATAATGTAAGTAACTTGAAAACATCACAAGTTCAAGAACAACATCAAGATCACGAGCAATTGCAACAAGCTGCAGTAATGACGATGAATATCGCATCTGACAGTGCTACAAAAGGGGCATTGCAAGCTGCAATTAATACACCATTTAAAGCAAGCCAGGTTAATGCATTATTAAATACAGCGACCAGCGCTCAATTTACTAATGGCCAGGCGATTAATGCAAGTTTTGCGCAACTTCAAGCGGATCCAAGTCAGTTACAAGCCTTAGCTGCAGCGAGCGAATTGGGGCAGCTTAATGAATTGAACTTTGAACAGTCTCGACTCTCAAAATTGATAGCAAATAGCGAACCTAGTTTGGTATCACCGCAAGTTACTGACGTAAGAGCAAAAGCTGACGTCGTAGATGTGTTAGGTGTCCAGCTTGACAAAACACTTCAAGCGCCAAAGTTAGAAAGTGTTGCACAAGCTAAAAGTGAATTGATGATCAAAGAAAATATATTATTTAACAAACAAGAACTGGCATCCAATATTCAGCAACAAGTTGGCTTAATGA from Psychrosphaera aestuarii encodes:
- a CDS encoding flagellar hook-length control protein FliK, translated to MLQQHRILPEPLPTKPVERDVSVKRNQYESKSNDTRQDFDSAMVAINRRQKQRQVEEHQAYKREQSRVDNARDRNSRDNEVSASAKTDYSNNDKVTANKDRNITNNDKRASSDIEPGETRSSNSKQHLNEGDKDKLTVAMSSLQKDEKANEVLQELATKFSGKELVQKLNQLLNSLIQATGDETSQQSASDPLVGKDSELFDKLLTQSSNSELATFVNQLQKLPDVDHLSKELQMQLKQLLARFSDIMNSVDASSQSNKTEAEATDALFDSAELTASHNDDTSNGHEFNAAQDQLGDFLKKLILGNEALSKLTVQDISTDAEVATENKQPLSWLNNLMSQVKSDSPNNTEATELQNSAAIDASSKGQKAQVLLDADNVSNLKTSQVQEQHQDHEQLQQAAVMTMNIASDSATKGALQAAINTPFKASQVNALLNTATSAQFTNGQAINASFAQLQADPSQLQALAAASELGQLNELNFEQSRLSKLIANSEPSLVSPQVTDVRAKADVVDVLGVQLDKTLQAPKLESVAQAKSELMIKENILFNKQELASNIQQQVGLMMARNMKSIDIRLDPPELGSMQIKLSLGTEQASVSFVVSNQQAKDALENSIPRLRELLEQQGMQLADSNVKKDNSNGQSGTEADAQSTELGQANTADTDGEGDANDHKNNQQNYNIASPWQVDYYA